The following proteins are encoded in a genomic region of Acidobacteriota bacterium:
- the rodA gene encoding rod shape-determining protein RodA — protein sequence MGDPRRARRARGRGRRADRRPRGAAIPRAERAPASRGRRARRTEEAAVTLLGGRRSDLATLAHLVALGLIGVVAVASATHVDGAGWLGRAGLRQLGYVLLGVSIYLAVQRIDYRDWADAVPLLYLGGIAVLVFLLFRGRPIAGARSWIELGSLRIQPSEPMKAVVCLSVSAYLARIAGKLDLRRLVKLGLIVGVPAALVAAQPDMGTALTLAPAFVGGAWLAGVRPRVLVALALVAALAAPAAWFLVLKPYQKERILTVFDPGRDPAGSGYQVIQSRIAVGSGGVAGKGLFRGSQSRLDFLPARETDFILAVIAEETGFLGVLVVLGLYFSLLLRTFGTAAMARDTLGTFLCVTVACLWAGQVFVNAGMVTGILPTIGIPLPVVSYGGSSVAATFLAFGLVGSVRSRRFVND from the coding sequence GTGGGCGATCCTCGTCGAGCACGGCGGGCACGGGGGCGAGGCCGCCGCGCCGATCGCCGGCCGCGTGGTGCGGCGATACCTCGAGCGGAGAGGGCTCCTGCCTCGCGAGGGCGCCGTGCGCGTCGCACAGAGGAGGCGGCCGTGACGCTGCTCGGCGGGCGTCGGAGCGACCTGGCGACCCTGGCGCACCTCGTCGCTCTGGGTCTGATCGGCGTGGTCGCGGTGGCCTCGGCCACTCACGTCGACGGCGCCGGCTGGCTCGGGCGCGCGGGCCTCCGGCAGCTCGGGTACGTGCTGCTGGGGGTGTCGATCTACCTCGCCGTCCAGAGGATCGACTACCGCGACTGGGCGGACGCCGTGCCCCTCCTGTATCTCGGGGGGATCGCGGTGCTCGTGTTCCTCCTGTTCCGGGGCCGGCCGATCGCGGGGGCCCGATCCTGGATCGAGCTGGGATCCCTCCGAATCCAGCCCTCGGAGCCGATGAAGGCGGTGGTCTGCTTGTCCGTGTCGGCTTACCTGGCCCGCATCGCGGGGAAGCTCGACCTCCGCCGGTTGGTGAAGCTGGGCCTGATCGTCGGCGTGCCGGCGGCCCTCGTCGCCGCCCAGCCGGACATGGGCACCGCACTGACGCTGGCGCCGGCCTTCGTCGGCGGGGCGTGGCTCGCGGGCGTCCGGCCGCGGGTGCTCGTGGCGCTGGCCCTGGTGGCGGCGCTCGCCGCCCCGGCGGCGTGGTTTCTGGTCCTCAAGCCCTACCAGAAAGAGCGCATCCTCACCGTCTTCGATCCGGGCCGCGATCCCGCAGGCTCCGGTTATCAGGTGATCCAGTCGCGAATCGCGGTCGGGTCCGGCGGGGTGGCCGGCAAGGGGCTGTTCCGCGGCAGCCAGTCGCGCCTCGATTTCCTGCCGGCCCGGGAGACCGATTTCATCCTCGCGGTGATCGCCGAGGAGACGGGCTTTCTGGGAGTGCTGGTCGTCCTCGGGCTCTACTTCTCGCTCCTCCTCCGCACCTTCGGCACCGCGGCCATGGCGCGCGACACCCTGGGCACCTTTCTCTGCGTGACCGTCGCCTGCCTGTGGGCGGGACAGGTGTTCGTCAACGCCGGGATGGTGACCGGAATCCTGCCCACGATCGGAATTCCGCTGCCCGTCGTCTCCTACGGCGGCTCCTCGGTCGCCGCGACGTTCCTCGCGTTCGGCCTCGTCGGCTCGGTGCGCAGCCGGCGCTTCGTCAACGACTGA
- the mrdA gene encoding penicillin-binding protein 2 encodes MRIDYRQLKPYRDYQRNRMLERRLLLLRILVAAGFLLFGGVFWYLQIVKGREYRLKAEENRLRRRIVRPVRGPLLDDSGELLASNRPTFSVYLDRRRTRDPSASVRELARLLGRPETPLLERLEEQASRPAFLPVRLLEDVDLDVAARIEAHRAELGAIDVVVEARRSYPLGPAAAHVVGYTSEVTGEELAEEEGLLPGDRVGRTGAEAAFDRSLRGRPGIVLEEVNARGRPIRAVATVRRAEHGRPLGLTIDADLQRDLAREFGRRAGAAVMLDPRTGAVKALFSSPSFDPNLFTTRLRPEAWEALAADPRRALQNRAIGGLYSPGSTFKLVMAAAGLEEGVVEPDERIVCRGSATFHGRRFRCHRRWGHGPLRVREAIARSCNIFFYNVGDRLGIERIAAWARRFGLGSRTGVPLAGEAEGLVPDPDWKRRTRHEPWFPGETISVSIGQGPLMVTPLQMAVVAATIASGGRRPRPALHEPPGAPPPGRDVGLSPRTLEEVRSGMIDVVESEHGTARAARIPGVLVAGKTGTAQVVGLDAGSDPGDHSWFVGFAPADAPVLAWAILVEHGGHGGEAAAPIAGRVVRRYLERRGLLPREGAVRVAQRRRP; translated from the coding sequence ATGCGCATCGATTACCGGCAGCTCAAGCCCTACCGCGACTACCAGCGGAACCGCATGCTGGAGCGGCGGCTCTTGCTGCTCCGCATCCTGGTGGCCGCCGGATTCTTGCTGTTCGGCGGCGTCTTCTGGTACTTGCAGATCGTGAAGGGGCGGGAGTATCGCCTCAAGGCCGAGGAGAACCGCCTGAGGCGCCGGATCGTGCGTCCGGTGCGCGGTCCCCTGCTCGACGACAGCGGCGAACTGCTGGCGAGCAACCGCCCGACCTTCTCCGTGTACCTCGACCGCCGCCGCACCCGAGACCCGTCCGCGTCGGTCCGCGAACTGGCCCGCCTTCTCGGCCGACCCGAGACTCCGCTCCTGGAGCGGCTCGAGGAGCAGGCGTCGCGACCGGCGTTCCTGCCCGTCCGGCTGCTGGAGGACGTGGACCTCGACGTCGCCGCGCGGATCGAGGCGCACCGCGCGGAGTTGGGGGCGATCGACGTGGTCGTGGAGGCGCGGCGCAGCTATCCGCTCGGACCGGCCGCGGCGCACGTCGTCGGCTACACGTCGGAGGTGACCGGCGAGGAACTCGCCGAGGAGGAGGGCCTGCTTCCCGGCGACCGGGTGGGCCGGACCGGTGCCGAGGCGGCGTTCGACAGGAGCCTCCGGGGCCGGCCCGGCATCGTTCTCGAGGAGGTCAATGCGCGCGGACGGCCGATCCGCGCCGTGGCGACCGTGCGGCGGGCGGAGCACGGGCGTCCGTTGGGGCTGACGATCGACGCCGATCTTCAGCGCGATCTCGCCCGCGAGTTCGGCCGGCGCGCGGGAGCCGCGGTGATGCTCGATCCGCGGACCGGCGCCGTGAAAGCGCTCTTCTCCTCGCCGTCTTTCGACCCGAACCTCTTCACGACCCGCCTGCGCCCGGAGGCCTGGGAGGCCCTCGCCGCCGATCCACGGCGGGCGCTCCAGAATCGGGCCATAGGAGGGCTCTATTCGCCCGGGTCGACCTTCAAGCTGGTCATGGCCGCTGCCGGTCTCGAGGAGGGAGTCGTCGAGCCCGACGAGCGGATCGTCTGCCGGGGAAGCGCCACCTTCCACGGCCGGCGCTTTCGCTGCCACCGCCGTTGGGGGCACGGCCCTCTGCGCGTGCGGGAGGCGATCGCCCGCTCGTGCAACATCTTCTTCTATAACGTCGGTGATCGGCTCGGCATCGAGCGGATCGCCGCATGGGCGCGTCGCTTCGGGCTCGGCTCCCGGACGGGGGTCCCGCTGGCCGGCGAAGCGGAGGGGCTCGTTCCCGATCCCGACTGGAAGCGGCGCACGCGCCACGAACCCTGGTTTCCGGGGGAGACGATCTCCGTCTCGATCGGGCAGGGGCCGCTGATGGTGACGCCGCTTCAGATGGCCGTCGTCGCCGCGACGATCGCCTCGGGCGGCCGCCGGCCCCGGCCGGCGCTCCACGAGCCGCCCGGCGCCCCGCCCCCGGGACGCGACGTCGGCCTGTCCCCTCGGACGCTGGAAGAAGTGCGCTCGGGGATGATCGACGTCGTCGAGTCGGAGCATGGCACGGCGCGCGCCGCTCGCATTCCCGGCGTTCTCGTGGCGGGGAAGACCGGCACGGCGCAGGTCGTCGGACTCGACGCCGGTTCCGATCCGGGGGACCACTCGTGGTTCGTCGGTTTCGCCCCGGCGGATGCGCCGGTGCTGGCGTGGGCGATCCTCGTCGAGCACGGCGGGCACGGGGGCGAGGCCGCCGCGCCGATCGCCGGCCGCGTGGTGCGGCGATACCTCGAGCGGAGAGGGCTCCTGCCTCGCGAGGGCGCCGTGCGCGTCGCACAGAGGAGGCGGCCGTGA
- a CDS encoding rod shape-determining protein MreC, with protein sequence MSERQSRYVFVAAAVSLLVLMAAQIQRPGGGTALGHALRVATAPLVRTVLGVARGVSGLWHGYIDLVGVRADRDRLAARVARLEQERQRYEEVFRENRRLRELLDLRGDAGWGEGVVARVIGTVPGGPLRRALLVDRGSSSGVARDWVAVHRGALVGRVVEVTGSTAEVRLILDPDSGVAVRHEADRYAGILRGGNAGTAHLDYVPRFRPVSVGDALVTSGLDGVFPPGLLVGHVRELFADSPLTWGIEVEVAFDPDRLEELLLIPPLGGGPGSADGADPMRRRAPR encoded by the coding sequence ATGAGCGAGCGGCAATCCAGATACGTTTTCGTCGCCGCGGCCGTGTCGCTGCTGGTGCTGATGGCCGCCCAAATCCAGCGCCCGGGGGGCGGCACGGCTCTCGGCCACGCGTTGCGCGTGGCCACGGCGCCCCTCGTCCGGACCGTCCTCGGCGTCGCGCGCGGCGTCAGCGGGCTCTGGCACGGGTACATCGACCTGGTCGGCGTGCGGGCGGATCGCGACCGTCTGGCCGCCCGGGTCGCCCGCCTCGAACAGGAAAGACAGCGTTACGAGGAGGTCTTCCGGGAAAACCGGCGGCTGCGGGAGCTGCTCGATCTGCGCGGCGACGCCGGCTGGGGAGAGGGCGTGGTGGCGCGGGTGATCGGCACGGTCCCGGGGGGGCCGCTCCGCCGCGCCCTGCTGGTCGACCGCGGTTCCTCGTCCGGGGTGGCCCGCGACTGGGTGGCCGTTCACCGGGGGGCCCTGGTCGGCCGCGTCGTGGAGGTGACCGGGAGCACGGCCGAAGTCCGCCTGATCCTCGACCCCGACAGCGGCGTCGCGGTCCGCCACGAGGCCGATCGCTACGCTGGGATCCTCCGGGGAGGGAACGCCGGCACCGCCCACCTCGACTACGTCCCGCGGTTTCGTCCCGTTTCCGTGGGGGACGCCCTGGTGACGTCGGGGCTCGACGGCGTCTTCCCGCCCGGTCTTCTGGTCGGCCACGTCAGGGAGCTCTTCGCCGACTCGCCGTTGACCTGGGGGATCGAGGTCGAGGTGGCTTTCGACCCGGACCGGCTGGAGGAGCTGCTCCTGATCCCGCCGTTGGGTGGAGGACCGGGCAGCGCCGACGGAGCCGATCCGATGCGCCGGAGAGCCCCCCGATGA
- a CDS encoding rod shape-determining protein: MAFWPRSLLSLFSNDLAIDLGTANTIVFAAGKGIVVNEPSIVAVNQKTGRVEAVGHEAKEMLGRTPGNILAIRPMKDGVIADFEHTEKMLEYFIQRAHNRRLGVRPRIVIGVPSEITQVEKRAVRDSAYKAKATEVFLVEQATMAAIGAGLPITEPTGNMIIDIGGGTTDIAVLSMAGVVYSRSVRVAGNEMDEAIIQYIKKKHNLLIGERTAEEVKIKLGSAFPLDEELTMEIRGRDLVEGIPKTITVTDEEIREALAETVSVIVDATRIALEQIPPELSADIGDRGIILAGGGSLLRNLDARLREETGLPVSLAEEPLAAVALGIGKMLTDFDLLRKVCID, encoded by the coding sequence GTGGCTTTCTGGCCTCGATCGCTGCTGTCGTTGTTCTCGAACGATCTCGCGATCGATCTGGGGACGGCGAACACGATCGTGTTCGCAGCGGGCAAGGGAATCGTCGTCAACGAGCCCTCGATCGTGGCCGTGAACCAGAAGACGGGACGCGTGGAGGCCGTCGGTCACGAAGCGAAGGAGATGCTCGGCCGGACGCCCGGCAACATTCTCGCGATCCGGCCGATGAAGGACGGCGTGATCGCCGACTTCGAGCACACCGAGAAGATGCTGGAGTACTTCATCCAGCGTGCCCACAATCGCCGTCTCGGCGTGCGCCCCAGGATCGTCATCGGTGTGCCGTCCGAGATCACGCAGGTGGAGAAGCGTGCGGTCCGCGACTCCGCCTACAAGGCGAAGGCCACCGAAGTCTTTCTCGTCGAACAGGCGACGATGGCCGCCATCGGCGCCGGCCTCCCCATCACCGAGCCGACCGGGAACATGATCATCGATATCGGCGGCGGGACGACCGACATCGCGGTCCTGTCGATGGCGGGCGTCGTCTACAGCCGTTCCGTCCGCGTCGCCGGGAACGAGATGGACGAGGCCATCATTCAGTACATCAAGAAGAAGCACAACCTGCTGATCGGCGAGCGGACGGCGGAGGAGGTCAAGATCAAGCTCGGGTCGGCGTTTCCCCTGGACGAAGAGCTGACGATGGAGATCCGCGGGCGGGACCTCGTCGAAGGCATCCCCAAGACGATCACCGTCACGGACGAGGAGATCCGGGAAGCTCTCGCCGAGACCGTCTCCGTGATCGTCGACGCCACCCGAATTGCGCTGGAGCAGATACCGCCGGAGCTTTCGGCCGATATCGGGGATCGCGGCATCATTCTGGCGGGAGGCGGCTCGCTCCTGCGAAATCTGGACGCGCGCCTCCGTGAGGAGACCGGGTTGCCGGTGAGCCTGGCCGAAGAGCCGCTTGCGGCGGTGGCTCTCGGCATCGGGAAGATGCTCACGGACTTCGATCTGTTGCGGAAAGTCTGCATCGACTGA
- a CDS encoding sensor domain-containing diguanylate cyclase produces MSPKTGTSTGSSSCGATERTPSTSSPRTPPGTRPGRWGTPTSMPSDRASDRLEAVVVGDPAASRRWVTGAEAGSVRFLSPAEAAAWRPWPIRPLVLLGPATPSRKEVEALRRRARLGRNPGWYLLAPPGREREVAAWRPVTDRFLPAPVPAAVLAALGESRRQAAQSARETRTERRRAAALARRLDLLSDTIRAAGSLLDPQMVSRFIMDRAARLVRARHWRLYRLDERHGLLRLDEISDATGGDPAEPPAAWLPLDCGIAGVTARSRETFYVADPATDPRVDRELEWPGEPPSALLSAPLISRGRVIGVALVAEPRGGRFRPGDIELIRTLLEPAAIALDNAQLFRKLEERTVTDDLTGLYNARFMENYLRRETKRAVRYGHPVSLLFIDLDGFKQVNDVHGHMAGSRTLEEVGDILKRDTRDIDVAARWGGDEFTVVLPDTGAEGAMKMAERLRERISSHRYLASLGLDVRISASIGVAAFPEHGTTAEQLLAAADAAMYRVKGAGKNGVAFAEPVQLPQPAG; encoded by the coding sequence ATGTCGCCGAAGACGGGCACTTCAACTGGCTCATCAAGCTGCGGCGCGACGGAAAGAACACCATCCACTTCCTCGCCCAGGACGCCGCCGGGAACGAGACCCGGAAGGTGGGGTACGCCTACGTCGATGCCTTCTGACCGCGCCAGCGATCGCCTCGAGGCGGTGGTGGTCGGCGATCCGGCCGCGTCCCGCCGCTGGGTGACGGGCGCGGAGGCGGGCAGCGTGCGGTTCCTGAGCCCCGCCGAGGCGGCGGCCTGGCGTCCCTGGCCGATCCGGCCGCTCGTGTTGCTGGGCCCGGCGACGCCGTCGCGGAAGGAGGTCGAGGCCCTGCGGCGCCGGGCGCGGCTCGGGCGGAATCCCGGGTGGTACCTGCTGGCCCCGCCGGGTCGCGAGCGGGAGGTCGCCGCCTGGCGTCCGGTCACCGACCGCTTCCTGCCGGCACCGGTCCCCGCCGCCGTGCTCGCGGCGCTGGGAGAGTCGCGGCGCCAGGCCGCGCAATCGGCCAGGGAGACGAGGACAGAGCGCCGCCGGGCCGCCGCGCTGGCCCGCCGTCTCGACCTCCTCTCCGATACGATCCGCGCCGCCGGTTCGCTGCTCGACCCGCAGATGGTCTCCCGTTTCATCATGGACCGCGCAGCCCGGCTGGTGCGCGCCCGCCACTGGCGGCTGTATCGGCTGGACGAGCGTCACGGGCTTCTCCGGTTGGACGAGATCTCCGATGCCACCGGAGGGGATCCCGCTGAGCCACCGGCCGCCTGGCTCCCGCTGGACTGCGGCATCGCCGGCGTGACCGCCCGTTCCCGCGAGACGTTCTACGTGGCCGACCCGGCGACCGATCCCCGCGTCGACCGGGAGCTCGAGTGGCCCGGTGAGCCGCCCTCCGCGCTGCTTTCCGCCCCGCTGATCTCGCGCGGGCGGGTCATCGGTGTCGCGCTCGTCGCCGAACCCCGCGGCGGGCGGTTCCGTCCCGGCGACATCGAACTGATCCGCACGCTGCTCGAACCGGCGGCGATCGCCCTCGACAACGCCCAGCTCTTCCGGAAGCTGGAGGAGCGGACGGTCACGGACGACCTGACCGGTCTGTACAACGCCAGGTTCATGGAGAACTACCTTCGCCGGGAGACGAAGCGGGCCGTCCGCTACGGGCACCCCGTTTCGCTTCTGTTCATCGATCTCGACGGCTTCAAGCAGGTGAACGACGTCCACGGCCACATGGCGGGATCGCGGACCCTCGAGGAGGTCGGCGACATCCTGAAGCGCGACACGCGAGATATCGACGTCGCCGCCCGCTGGGGGGGCGACGAGTTCACGGTGGTTCTGCCCGACACCGGCGCCGAGGGGGCGATGAAGATGGCCGAGCGGCTGCGGGAGCGGATCAGCAGCCACCGCTACCTGGCATCGCTGGGCCTGGACGTGCGGATCTCGGCCAGCATCGGGGTGGCCGCCTTCCCCGAGCACGGCACCACGGCCGAGCAGCTCCTGGCGGCCGCGGACGCGGCCATGTACCGGGTGAAGGGGGCGGGGAAGAACGGCGTCGCCTTCGCCGAGCCGGTCCAGCTCCCCCAGCCGGCGGGTTGA
- a CDS encoding electron transfer flavoprotein-ubiquinone oxidoreductase, which yields MPGRSSQAPAISAPAARRTAKRGGRQGVGTRLSSKTGHSCRRGIPAQRALTRAAPGVQHRRPRGASRRGPGGRKHVEQAERERLDVDVVVVGAGPAGLAAAIHLVRSARERGLEPPSVAVLEKASEIGGHSISGAVMDPRGLDALIPDWRERGAPVEGPVEEEAMLFLGKRRAFRLPFVPGPMRHHGGVIVSLQRLVAWLGAEAEKLEIDLFAGFAAAALLVEDGRVVGVRTGDRGLDKRGRPKGNYEPGYDIRAKVTLLAEGVRGTLAERLIRERHLRDGRNPMIYAGGAKEVWKLPAGRIRGGRVWHTLGWPLARDTFGGGFIYEMGDDHLSIGMVVGLDSPDPRLNVHEKLQELKRHPFVAEMLRGGEMVAYAAKAIPEGGYWSLPKLATDGALLLGDSAGLVNAMRLKGIHLAIESGIAAAEVVLDALAADDVSASRLMAYDRRIRDGEVGRELHRVRNFRQPYQRGLLHGLAHTALQLVTGGRGLRERYPAVEDHRLTRPVAEFPREDEVPAPDGSLTFDKMADVYRSGTRHEENQPPHLVVVAPDLCVEECGKTYGHPCEKFCPAGVYEIVRGGEGPRLHLNFSNCVHCKICDIADPYGVIYWTPPEGGDGPRYRLT from the coding sequence ATGCCCGGCCGGTCGTCACAAGCGCCGGCGATCAGCGCCCCGGCCGCGAGGAGAACGGCGAAACGCGGCGGTCGGCAAGGCGTCGGCACGAGGCTCTCCTCGAAGACAGGGCATTCTTGCCGCCGGGGCATCCCGGCGCAACGGGCGTTGACGCGAGCGGCCCCGGGCGTCCAACATCGGCGGCCCCGGGGCGCGTCCCGGCGCGGTCCGGGCGGGAGGAAGCACGTGGAACAGGCCGAGCGGGAACGTCTGGACGTCGATGTCGTGGTGGTGGGGGCCGGTCCGGCCGGCCTGGCCGCCGCGATCCACCTGGTGCGGTCCGCCCGCGAGCGGGGTCTCGAGCCGCCCTCGGTGGCGGTTCTCGAAAAGGCCTCCGAGATCGGAGGGCACTCGATCTCGGGGGCGGTCATGGATCCGCGGGGGCTGGACGCCCTGATCCCCGACTGGCGGGAGCGCGGGGCGCCCGTCGAGGGTCCGGTGGAAGAGGAAGCGATGCTGTTCCTCGGGAAGCGGCGGGCCTTCCGGCTTCCGTTCGTCCCCGGGCCGATGCGCCACCACGGCGGCGTGATCGTTTCGCTGCAGCGCCTGGTCGCGTGGCTCGGAGCCGAGGCGGAAAAGCTCGAGATCGACCTGTTCGCCGGGTTCGCCGCCGCTGCCCTCCTGGTCGAGGACGGCCGGGTGGTCGGGGTCCGCACCGGCGACCGCGGGCTGGACAAGAGGGGGAGACCCAAGGGGAACTACGAACCGGGATACGACATCCGGGCGAAGGTCACGCTGCTCGCGGAGGGGGTGCGGGGAACGCTCGCCGAGCGCCTCATCCGCGAGCGCCATCTCCGGGACGGCCGGAACCCGATGATCTATGCCGGCGGGGCGAAAGAGGTCTGGAAGCTCCCCGCGGGCCGGATTCGAGGCGGCCGCGTCTGGCACACTCTCGGCTGGCCGCTGGCACGGGACACCTTCGGCGGCGGCTTCATCTACGAGATGGGAGACGATCACCTGTCGATCGGGATGGTCGTGGGACTCGACTCTCCCGATCCGAGGCTGAACGTCCACGAAAAGCTGCAGGAGTTGAAACGGCACCCCTTCGTGGCGGAGATGCTGCGGGGTGGAGAGATGGTGGCCTACGCCGCCAAGGCGATCCCGGAGGGAGGCTACTGGTCGCTTCCGAAGCTCGCCACGGACGGAGCCCTCCTTCTCGGGGATTCGGCGGGTCTCGTGAACGCCATGCGGCTCAAGGGGATCCACCTGGCGATCGAGTCGGGAATCGCCGCCGCCGAGGTCGTGCTCGACGCTCTCGCGGCGGACGACGTGAGCGCGTCACGGCTGATGGCATACGACCGGAGGATCCGCGACGGCGAGGTCGGGCGCGAGCTGCACCGCGTCCGGAACTTCCGCCAGCCGTATCAGCGCGGCCTGCTGCACGGCCTGGCGCACACGGCGCTGCAACTGGTGACCGGCGGACGCGGGCTGCGGGAGAGGTACCCGGCGGTGGAAGACCACAGGCTCACGCGGCCGGTCGCCGAATTCCCGCGAGAGGACGAGGTCCCCGCTCCCGACGGATCCCTCACGTTCGACAAGATGGCCGACGTCTACCGCTCGGGAACGCGGCACGAGGAGAACCAGCCGCCCCACCTCGTGGTCGTGGCGCCGGATCTATGCGTCGAGGAGTGCGGAAAGACCTACGGCCATCCGTGCGAGAAGTTCTGCCCCGCGGGGGTGTACGAGATCGTCCGCGGCGGGGAAGGACCGCGCCTCCACCTCAACTTCTCCAACTGTGTCCATTGCAAGATCTGCGACATCGCCGACCCGTACGGCGTGATCTACTGGACCCCGCCGGAGGGCGGCGACGGGCCCCGCTACCGGCTGACGTGA
- a CDS encoding GNAT family N-acetyltransferase, with amino-acid sequence MSLRHRIDVIRVESEEDRRLGVEVLQATYAREKRWVDDPEEQIPREDLGRDDVSWFVVRVDRRPVGILRVLYDPPLDLYREYDFELTVNGLDVEDFVRTNRIAEVGRFAVVPEYRRYVSVVAALMREASRETVARGYTHYITDVFEDDPHSPYRFHTRVMGFVPVATHREGELRSRSRRITLVLDLKQAYRRLRASGGMVYRLLTEGWDDQLHRLMST; translated from the coding sequence ATGAGCCTCCGTCACCGAATCGACGTGATCCGTGTCGAGAGCGAGGAAGATCGGCGTCTCGGCGTCGAGGTGCTCCAAGCCACGTATGCCCGGGAGAAGAGGTGGGTCGACGATCCCGAGGAGCAGATTCCCCGCGAGGACCTCGGTCGTGACGACGTCTCTTGGTTCGTGGTGCGCGTCGATCGGCGCCCCGTCGGCATCCTCCGCGTGTTGTACGACCCGCCGCTGGACCTGTACCGGGAATACGATTTCGAGCTGACGGTGAACGGCCTCGACGTCGAGGACTTCGTCCGCACCAATCGCATCGCGGAGGTGGGCCGGTTCGCGGTGGTGCCGGAGTATCGAAGGTACGTCTCGGTGGTGGCGGCCTTGATGCGGGAAGCGAGCCGGGAAACGGTGGCCCGCGGATACACCCACTACATCACCGATGTCTTCGAAGACGATCCGCACAGCCCCTACCGGTTCCACACGCGCGTGATGGGTTTCGTTCCCGTAGCGACGCATCGCGAGGGCGAACTCCGCTCGCGAAGCCGGCGCATCACGCTCGTGCTCGACCTGAAGCAGGCCTACCGGCGGCTTCGCGCGTCCGGGGGGATGGTGTACCGCCTCCTCACGGAGGGCTGGGACGACCAGCTGCACCGGCTGATGTCCACCTGA
- a CDS encoding YdcF family protein, with translation MDTLFGTPLGWSWLLGAAAAVALAGSLRSPRIGTRAAAAAGLGAWLLLAAFASPLVASHLEEAAAGIGLGWPPDPPWKDEMAPEAIAVLAGGVLGDPGPTAPLSESSLRRLHRALAVSRRWPAALVIFSGGAPGRPPEETAAGRMAAEARRLGLPATRIVVEPRSANTHLNAVEVARILRARGLSRVAVVTSAMHMARARGCLAREGFLSLAVPVAPPRRGRFKPGHLLPDVTALARSGAALHELIGLAYYRLRGWVSAGTGAPQVDISRCSWSSQPSVRRRYTIPPDARSRR, from the coding sequence ATGGACACGCTGTTCGGGACCCCCTTGGGCTGGTCGTGGCTCCTCGGGGCCGCGGCGGCCGTCGCCCTGGCGGGCTCGCTGCGGAGCCCCCGGATCGGTACCCGCGCCGCCGCCGCGGCGGGGCTCGGCGCGTGGCTGCTGCTCGCGGCGTTCGCCAGCCCTCTCGTCGCCTCCCACCTCGAGGAGGCGGCGGCGGGGATCGGCCTGGGCTGGCCCCCCGATCCTCCGTGGAAGGACGAGATGGCTCCCGAGGCGATCGCCGTCCTCGCCGGCGGCGTCCTCGGAGATCCGGGGCCGACCGCACCCCTGTCGGAGTCCAGCCTCCGGCGCCTCCACAGGGCCCTCGCCGTGTCCCGGCGGTGGCCGGCAGCGCTCGTGATCTTCAGCGGGGGCGCTCCCGGGCGGCCCCCGGAGGAGACCGCCGCGGGACGGATGGCCGCGGAAGCGCGCCGGCTGGGGCTGCCCGCCACCCGCATCGTCGTCGAACCGCGCTCGGCGAACACGCACCTCAACGCGGTGGAGGTCGCGCGGATCCTCAGGGCCCGCGGCCTCTCGCGGGTCGCGGTGGTCACCTCGGCCATGCACATGGCTCGGGCACGGGGCTGCCTGGCCCGCGAGGGTTTCCTGTCGCTGGCGGTTCCGGTGGCGCCGCCGCGGCGGGGCCGTTTCAAGCCCGGGCATCTCCTTCCGGACGTCACCGCACTCGCGCGCAGCGGAGCTGCCTTGCACGAGCTGATCGGCCTGGCCTACTACCGCCTGCGCGGGTGGGTGAGCGCGGGGACGGGCGCGCCTCAGGTGGACATCAGCCGGTGCAGCTGGTCGTCCCAGCCCTCCGTGAGGAGGCGGTACACCATCCCCCCGGACGCGCGAAGCCGCCGGTAG
- a CDS encoding CDGSH iron-sulfur domain-containing protein has product MPEPRIAGRRPAVLELQPGTYHWCTCGKSAGQPFCDGSHAGTEFRPLRFTIEEPRRVALCQCKRTHDAPFCDGAHSTIP; this is encoded by the coding sequence ATGCCGGAGCCCAGGATCGCCGGCCGCCGCCCCGCCGTGCTCGAACTTCAGCCGGGAACCTATCACTGGTGCACGTGCGGGAAATCGGCCGGACAGCCCTTCTGCGACGGCTCGCACGCCGGGACCGAGTTCCGGCCCCTACGTTTCACGATCGAGGAGCCGCGGCGGGTAGCGCTTTGCCAGTGCAAGCGGACGCACGACGCGCCGTTCTGCGACGGCGCCCACTCAACGATTCCCTGA